Proteins co-encoded in one Bremerella sp. TYQ1 genomic window:
- a CDS encoding RNA polymerase sigma factor: protein MPTTRVSETDALLIGRIRDGDEDAWQDLIDRYEGRLLAFVESRLRRRAHSEDVVQETFIGFLNSLPNYDGRRSLESYLFAICAYKLTDHLRREGRRPVLPLSSAGGGKSSSDTWELEGPARPASSMVRSGERRRMEEDALVEAIQQQIVRWKERGDWVKIQCMELLFVRGWANKDVAAKLEITEQHVANYKHDFTNKLRGSVKNQQLSEEVFPELYS from the coding sequence GTGCCAACCACACGCGTTTCAGAAACCGATGCCCTGTTGATTGGTCGCATCCGCGACGGGGACGAAGATGCCTGGCAAGATCTGATTGATCGCTATGAAGGTCGCCTGTTGGCGTTTGTCGAGAGCCGCCTTCGCCGCCGAGCTCATAGCGAAGATGTCGTTCAAGAGACGTTCATCGGATTTCTTAACAGTCTGCCCAACTACGACGGTCGACGTAGCCTGGAAAGCTACCTCTTCGCCATTTGTGCCTACAAGCTGACCGACCATCTGCGTCGTGAAGGACGTCGCCCGGTGCTACCACTAAGTTCCGCCGGCGGCGGAAAGTCGAGCAGCGATACGTGGGAACTTGAAGGACCAGCACGGCCAGCGTCGAGCATGGTACGCAGCGGCGAGCGTCGCCGTATGGAAGAAGACGCGCTCGTTGAAGCCATTCAGCAGCAGATCGTTCGTTGGAAAGAACGTGGCGACTGGGTCAAAATTCAGTGCATGGAACTGCTGTTCGTTCGCGGCTGGGCCAACAAAGATGTTGCGGCGAAGCTTGAGATCACCGAGCAACATGTCGCGAATTATAAACATGACTTCACGAACAAACTTCGCGGAAGTGTGAAGAATCAACAGCTCAGCGAAGAGGTCTTTCCTGAGCTATATTCCTAG
- a CDS encoding AIM24 family protein, with protein sequence MSAVENRYTLREFVEQTQQRDRGEGFFEMESPRILEVNLKNNFVWSKMGSMISYLGNMKFEREGMLDKGLGGFFKKAITGEGARLTKVTGTGKVYLADYGKKIQILRLENQEIVVNANDILAFEDSVDWDIKMMKRISSMMAGGLFQMTLSGTGMVAITTHYEPLTLVVTPDQPVYTDPNATVAWSGTLQPNFKTDISFRTLIGRSSGESFQMEFVGNGFVVVQPFEEVYHAEA encoded by the coding sequence ATGTCCGCAGTAGAAAACCGATACACGCTTCGCGAGTTTGTCGAGCAGACCCAACAACGAGATCGCGGCGAAGGCTTCTTCGAAATGGAGAGCCCCCGTATTCTCGAAGTCAATCTGAAGAATAACTTCGTCTGGTCGAAAATGGGGTCGATGATCTCGTATCTCGGCAACATGAAGTTCGAGCGAGAAGGGATGCTCGACAAAGGCCTCGGCGGCTTCTTCAAGAAGGCCATCACCGGCGAAGGCGCTCGACTGACCAAAGTCACCGGCACCGGGAAAGTCTATCTGGCCGACTATGGTAAGAAGATCCAGATCTTGCGACTCGAGAACCAAGAGATCGTCGTCAATGCGAACGATATCCTCGCCTTCGAGGACTCGGTCGATTGGGACATCAAGATGATGAAGCGGATCTCTTCCATGATGGCTGGTGGTCTGTTTCAGATGACCCTCAGCGGAACCGGCATGGTCGCCATCACGACTCATTACGAACCACTGACGCTGGTGGTCACTCCGGACCAACCGGTTTATACCGATCCGAACGCCACCGTCGCATGGAGCGGAACGCTACAGCCAAACTTCAAGACCGACATTTCGTTCCGCACGTTGATCGGTCGCTCGAGCGGTGAATCGTTCCAGATGGAGTTCGTCGGCAACGGCTTCGTTGTCGTCCAGCCATTTGAAGAGGTCTACCACGCCGAGGCGTAG
- a CDS encoding Rho termination factor N-terminal domain-containing protein: protein MTTTIAQPNTATENDHATVASDKRLEDRTVKELRELASELGIRGRSKLMHKEELICVIRRRW from the coding sequence ATGACAACAACGATCGCTCAACCTAACACCGCCACTGAGAACGACCATGCCACGGTAGCATCCGACAAACGTTTAGAGGACCGCACGGTCAAAGAACTCCGTGAACTGGCCAGCGAACTTGGCATTCGCGGTCGTAGTAAGCTGATGCACAAAGAAGAGCTGATCTGCGTGATTCGCCGTCGCTGGTAA